In Cydia strobilella chromosome 22, ilCydStro3.1, whole genome shotgun sequence, one genomic interval encodes:
- the LOC134751386 gene encoding collagen alpha-1(I) chain-like isoform X4 yields the protein MIKEKEKGGGARLKDEPSDSAEPGHGSRPPSASLPTPAALKKEPDEPAHRVKMEPHSQEDSGGDLGVDGIKTEIDGLMDNDGDPTKSPSCDMPGPGSLKSERLSSDSNDILDPQTGLRGSSGNMQDGNQNCRNPNGPDMGSCRMGGGGPMGPGVSMGMSSEAQTLPSNVISKQAGSMEQQSQIFVFSTIMANKGAESVISGQHHSIISYHCAQPGTKKYLEKHPLKMGQFNKQSPAQWLNNLAMAKTRGGMRGGPNMMGPGGPNQMGHMMGPGGPMGPMGMGHMGPNMMGGPARMGGPGNQMMMMKGQMGQMGQMGPMDGFPGGTPSCGVMDGLGADGEIPWDTKNPSVMSNGMSNGPGACAEPAEPPSSQADTPSSQADCQGGPKGVKIPDENLTPQQRAHREEQLATIRKMHQILFPENPPNSNQPGDPSQSSPDINPPNSSANMNIPFPPMSMGPNGPMGSGPNGPMSTMSNMSNSGPSCTMSGPMGMGPMGPNGPMMGMGPGMMSHGNMGPNGMMGPNGPMMPGMGPNGPMGPMCGMKGIRGPCGGPDMKGGMCSDMHMGRGCGGPMGRMPNPMGGMGGPKPCMMGGPHMGPRMMPGPNMNAMNGGIMMDGMMMGHGDCGPEHHGMPNGPQCEEYGRRNMGPGDPGGPGGPGGPGGLHKAGLRSPKSPATTGDIDWQKIHHQFFDDPKSMDTDLSTQVKSPCSERGGCLPPPPYGASPLHRSASVPIATQSPGHGSVQMPMSAEASRAGSGLNSPAHCKPQAKQDAPGQELTIQKQPNTSLKDNGPPSNSGGQTPQSNSNQKSPAGMMPGTPEPHSSLSEQRAGRFSLEQSPGFNNPQTPTSQGNKCGQDEKSRPSPSSNRSQDPSKTPQRDGLSQGPYAPPSSGSCAKSSCSVVNSAPGGVDDSMTGNNDSSLPGGPSTSLPGPFPGPCSMNRPDNIPINPNQGPNGPMTSTSSFDPISSLAQMSQQLTNTVGGGGPGPGGPMGPNGSGMGPFGSGPHHMQHHHSMHPHGHPHMMMNDLGCHMDNMGGPGMVGPMEGMMGGDFPPDMNLSPKMGGGPMGGPMGPMGPDASMMGPRMGGGKMPPFNGANVQVKASAPNTIQYLPTRPQMACNSGPRGPPSLEFLQRVTNPMQMDSSKGVAYFPRGVDMDGGMRGVMRAPGPGGMLRMPHYPAGFNSPPKMPQDPFGNPGGPNPMCGPNFRGVKGGMPGNVRMGSAQPLPPSMGGPGPGFKGQSFAVPSTADPNYAAQFHNFQQQLYATGSRAAQPHAGYPYAPNK from the exons GCCACGGCTCCCGCCCGCCATCAGCGTCGCTGCCGACCCCGGCGGCGCTGAAGAAGGAGCCCGACGAGCCGGCACACAGGGTCAAAATGGAGCCCCACTCACAGGAGGACTCTGGTGGGGACTTAGGGGTCGATGGGATCAAGACTGAGATCGACGGTCTCATGGACAACGATG GTGATCCAACAAAGTCTCCGTCGTGCGACATGCCCGGGCCGGGGTCTCTCAAGTCCGAGCGGCTGTCATCAGACTCCAACGATATTTTAGACCCGCAGACCGGGTTGCGAGGATCGTCTGGCAACATGCAG GACGGCAACCAAAACTGCCGCAACCCGAACGGGCCGGACATGGGCTCGTGCCGCATGGGCGGCGGCGGGCCCATGGGCCCCGGGGTGTCCATGGGCATGTCCAGTGAAGCGCAGACGCTGCCGTCGAATGTCATCAGCAAGCAGGCCGGGAGTATGGAG CAGCAGAGCCAAATCTTCGTGTTCTCGACGATAATGGCCAACAAGGGAGCCGAGTCTGTGATCTCCGGGCAGCATCACTCCATCATCTCCTACCACTGCGCTCAGCCGGGCACTAAGAAATATCTTGAG AAACACCCACTGAAAATGGGCCAGTTCAACAAGCAGAGCCCGGCGCAATGGCTGAACAACCTCGCCATGGCCAAGACCCGCGGTGGCATGCGCGGCGGCCCCAACATGATGGGCCCGGGCGGCCCCAACCAGATGGGGCACATGATGGGCCCCGGCGGGCCTATGGGGCCGATGGGCATGGGGCACATGGGGCCCAACATGATGGGCGGCCCGGCGAGGATGGGCGGGCCTGGGAatcagatgatgatgatgaag GGCCAAATGGGTCAGATGGGGCAGATGGGACCAATGGATGGGTTTCCAGGGGGCACCCCGTCCTGCGGTGTCATGGACGGCCTCGGTGCTGATGGTGAAATTCCCTGGGACACC AAAAACCCCTCCGTAATGTCGAACGGCATGTCAAACGGACCAGGCGCGTGCGCCGAGCCGGCTGAGCCCCCGTCCAGCCAGGCCGACACTCCCTCCTCGCAGGCTGATTGCCAGGGCGGGCCTAAGG GTGTTAAAATTCCAGACGAGAACCTAACACCGCAGCAGCGCGCGCACCGCGAGGAACAGCTGGCCACCATCCGGAAGATGCACCAGATCCTCTTCCCCGAGAACCCCCCTAACTCCAACCAGCCCGGGGACCCCTCCCAGTCCTCCCCGGACATCAACCCGCCCAACTCCAGTGCCAACATGAACATACCCTTCCCACCCATGTCCATGGGCCCCAACGGCCCCATGGGCTCCGGACCCAACGGACCCATGTCTACCATGTCCAACATGTCCAACTCCGGCCCCTCCTGCACCATGTCTGGCCCTATGGGCATGGGTCCCATGGGCCCCAACGGCCCCATGATGGGCATGGGGCCGGGCATGATGTCCCACGGCAACATGGGGCCGAATGGCATGATGGGGCCGAACGGGCCTATGATGCCGGGGATGGGGCCGAACGGGCCGATGGGGCCGATGTGTGGGATGAAAGGGATCAGGGGGCCGTGCGGAGGGCCAGATATGAAGGGCGGCATGTGCAGTGATATGCACATGGGCAGAGGTTGCGGCGGCCCTATGGGG CGCATGCCTAATCCCATGGGCGGAATGGGCGGCCCTAAGCCGTGTATGATGGGCGGACCTCACATGGGGCCCAGAATGATGCCGGGTCCTAACATGAACGCCATGAACG gtgGTATAATGATGGACGGAATGATGATGGGACACGGAGACTGCGGCCCTGAGCACCACGGGATGCCAAATGGACCACAGTGCGAAGAATACGGCAGGAGAAAC ATGGGTCCAGGCGACCCCGGCGGGCCCGGAGGTCCCGGCGGGCCCGGGGGGCTGCACAAGGCCGGGCTGCGCAGCCCCAAGAGCCCCGCCACCACCGGCGACATCGACTGGCAGAAGATACACCACCAGTTCTTCGACGACCCCAAATCCATGGACACTGACTTGA GCACGCAAGTGAAGTCGCCGTGCTCGGAGCGAGGCGGCTGCTTGCCGCCGCCGCCCTACGGCGCCTCCCCGCTACACCGCTCCGCCTCAGTGCCTATAG CCACCCAGTCCCCCGGGCACGGTTCAGTGCAGATGCCGATGTCGGCGGAGGCGTCCCGCGCCGGCTCCGGGCTCAACAGCCCCGCGCACTGCAAGCCCCAAGCCAAGCAGGACGCGCCAG GTCAAGAGCTGACGATACAGAAGCAGCCTAATACTTCATTAAAAGACAACGGGCCGCCTTCGAATAGCGGCGGGCAGACGCCGCAGTCTAATTCGAATCAGAAATCACCCGCTGG gatgATGCCCGGCACGCCAGAACCTCACTCGTCACTCTCGGAACAGCGGGCGGGAAGGTTTTCGTTAGAACAGAGTCCAGGGTTCAACAACCCTCAGACACCGACGTCGCAAGGAAACAAATGTGGACAAG ATGAGAAATCCAGACCAAGCCCGTCCTCAAACCGGTCGCAGGACCCCTCCAAGACCCCTCAGCGCGACGGGCTCAGCCAGGGCCCGTACGCGCCGCCCTCTTCCGGCTCCTGCGCGAAGAGCAGCTGCAGCGTGGTCAACAGCGCGCCGGGGGGCGTTGATGACTCTATGACAGGAAATAATGAC TCGTCGTTACCGGGCGGCCCCAGCACGAGCCTCCCGGGCCCCTTCCCTGGCCCCTGCAGCATGAACAGGCCGGACAACATCCCCATCAACCCCAACCAGGGCCCCAACGGCCCCATGACCTCCACCTCCTCCTTCGACCCCATCTCCTCGCTCGCGCAGATGTCACAACAACTCACCAACACCGTGGGCGGAGGAGGCCCAGGCCCCGGCGGCCCCATGGGGCCCAACGGGAGCGGGATGGGGCCTTTCGGATCCGGCCCTCATCATATGCAGCATCACCATTCTATGCATCCGCACGGACATCCGCATATGATGATGAATGATTTAG GTTGCCACATGGACAACATGGGCGGCCCCGGCATGGTCGGCCCCATGGAGGGCATGATGGGCGGCGACTTCCCGCCCGACATGAACCTCAGCCCCAAGATGGGCGGCGGCCCCATGGGCGGGCCCATGGGGCCCATGGGTCCCGACGCCTCCATGATGGGGCCCCGGATGGGGGGCGGCAAAATGCCCCCGTTCAACGGCGCGAACGTACAGGTGAAGGCGAGCGCGCCCAACACGATACAGTATTTACCCACCAGGCCTCAGATGGCGTGCAACTCGGGCCCGCGAGGCCCCCCGAGCCTGGAGTTCCTGCAGCGAGTCACCAACCCCATGCAGATGGACAGCAGTAAAGGCGTGGCGTACTTCCCGCGCGGCGTGGACATGGACGGCGGCATGCGTGGCGTCATGCGCGCGCCCGGGCCGGGGGGCATGTTGCGCATGCCGCACTACCCCGCCGGGTTCAACTCCCCGCCCAAGATGCCCCAGGACCCCTTCGGCAACCCCGGCGGCCCCAACCCCATGTGCGGCCCCAACTTCCGAGGCGTCAAGGGCGGCATGCCCGGCAACGTGAGGATGGGCAGCGCgcaacccctccccccctccatGGGCGGCCCCGGGCCGGGCTTCAAGGGGCAGTCGTTCGCGGTCCCGTCGACGGCGGACCCCAACTACGCGGCGCAGTTCCACAACTTCCAGCAGCAGCTGTACGCGACGGGCTCCCGAGCGGCTCAGCCGCACGCGGGCTACCCGTACGCGCCGAACAAGTGA
- the LOC134751386 gene encoding protein pygopus-like isoform X2: MIKEKEKGGGARLKDEPSDSAEPGHGSRPPSASLPTPAALKKEPDEPAHRVKMEPHSQEDSGGDLGVDGIKTEIDGLMDNDGDPTKSPSCDMPGPGSLKSERLSSDSNDILDPQTGLRGSSGNMQDGNQNCRNPNGPDMGSCRMGGGGPMGPGVSMGMSSEAQTLPSNVISKQAGSMEQSQIFVFSTIMANKGAESVISGQHHSIISYHCAQPGTKKYLEKHPLKMGQFNKQSPAQWLNNLAMAKTRGGMRGGPNMMGPGGPNQMGHMMGPGGPMGPMGMGHMGPNMMGGPARMGGPGNQMMMMKGQMGQMGQMGPMDGFPGGTPSCGVMDGLGADGEIPWDTKNPSVMSNGMSNGPGACAEPAEPPSSQADTPSSQADCQGGPKGVKIPDENLTPQQRAHREEQLATIRKMHQILFPENPPNSNQPGDPSQSSPDINPPNSSANMNIPFPPMSMGPNGPMGSGPNGPMSTMSNMSNSGPSCTMSGPMGMGPMGPNGPMMGMGPGMMSHGNMGPNGMMGPNGPMMPGMGPNGPMGPMCGMKGIRGPCGGPDMKGGMCSDMHMGRGCGGPMGRMPNPMGGMGGPKPCMMGGPHMGPRMMPGPNMNAMNGGIMMDGMMMGHGDCGPEHHGMPNGPQCEEYGRRNMGPGDPGGPGGPGGPGGLHKAGLRSPKSPATTGDIDWQKIHHQFFDDPKSMDTDLSTQVKSPCSERGGCLPPPPYGASPLHRSASVPIATQSPGHGSVQMPMSAEASRAGSGLNSPAHCKPQAKQDAPEILEKLDDGVFVRTLQCLAAQQQKNQQAGVGSHGKEPSLMPVPSPQQISYLNQFEGQELTIQKQPNTSLKDNGPPSNSGGQTPQSNSNQKSPAGMMPGTPEPHSSLSEQRAGRFSLEQSPGFNNPQTPTSQGNKCGQDEKSRPSPSSNRSQDPSKTPQRDGLSQGPYAPPSSGSCAKSSCSVVNSAPGGVDDSMTGNNDSSLPGGPSTSLPGPFPGPCSMNRPDNIPINPNQGPNGPMTSTSSFDPISSLAQMSQQLTNTVGGGGPGPGGPMGPNGSGMGPFGSGPHHMQHHHSMHPHGHPHMMMNDLGCHMDNMGGPGMVGPMEGMMGGDFPPDMNLSPKMGGGPMGGPMGPMGPDASMMGPRMGGGKMPPFNGANVQVKASAPNTIQYLPTRPQMACNSGPRGPPSLEFLQRVTNPMQMDSSKGVAYFPRGVDMDGGMRGVMRAPGPGGMLRMPHYPAGFNSPPKMPQDPFGNPGGPNPMCGPNFRGVKGGMPGNVRMGSAQPLPPSMGGPGPGFKGQSFAVPSTADPNYAAQFHNFQQQLYATGSRAAQPHAGYPYAPNK, translated from the exons GCCACGGCTCCCGCCCGCCATCAGCGTCGCTGCCGACCCCGGCGGCGCTGAAGAAGGAGCCCGACGAGCCGGCACACAGGGTCAAAATGGAGCCCCACTCACAGGAGGACTCTGGTGGGGACTTAGGGGTCGATGGGATCAAGACTGAGATCGACGGTCTCATGGACAACGATG GTGATCCAACAAAGTCTCCGTCGTGCGACATGCCCGGGCCGGGGTCTCTCAAGTCCGAGCGGCTGTCATCAGACTCCAACGATATTTTAGACCCGCAGACCGGGTTGCGAGGATCGTCTGGCAACATGCAG GACGGCAACCAAAACTGCCGCAACCCGAACGGGCCGGACATGGGCTCGTGCCGCATGGGCGGCGGCGGGCCCATGGGCCCCGGGGTGTCCATGGGCATGTCCAGTGAAGCGCAGACGCTGCCGTCGAATGTCATCAGCAAGCAGGCCGGGAGTATGGAG CAGAGCCAAATCTTCGTGTTCTCGACGATAATGGCCAACAAGGGAGCCGAGTCTGTGATCTCCGGGCAGCATCACTCCATCATCTCCTACCACTGCGCTCAGCCGGGCACTAAGAAATATCTTGAG AAACACCCACTGAAAATGGGCCAGTTCAACAAGCAGAGCCCGGCGCAATGGCTGAACAACCTCGCCATGGCCAAGACCCGCGGTGGCATGCGCGGCGGCCCCAACATGATGGGCCCGGGCGGCCCCAACCAGATGGGGCACATGATGGGCCCCGGCGGGCCTATGGGGCCGATGGGCATGGGGCACATGGGGCCCAACATGATGGGCGGCCCGGCGAGGATGGGCGGGCCTGGGAatcagatgatgatgatgaag GGCCAAATGGGTCAGATGGGGCAGATGGGACCAATGGATGGGTTTCCAGGGGGCACCCCGTCCTGCGGTGTCATGGACGGCCTCGGTGCTGATGGTGAAATTCCCTGGGACACC AAAAACCCCTCCGTAATGTCGAACGGCATGTCAAACGGACCAGGCGCGTGCGCCGAGCCGGCTGAGCCCCCGTCCAGCCAGGCCGACACTCCCTCCTCGCAGGCTGATTGCCAGGGCGGGCCTAAGG GTGTTAAAATTCCAGACGAGAACCTAACACCGCAGCAGCGCGCGCACCGCGAGGAACAGCTGGCCACCATCCGGAAGATGCACCAGATCCTCTTCCCCGAGAACCCCCCTAACTCCAACCAGCCCGGGGACCCCTCCCAGTCCTCCCCGGACATCAACCCGCCCAACTCCAGTGCCAACATGAACATACCCTTCCCACCCATGTCCATGGGCCCCAACGGCCCCATGGGCTCCGGACCCAACGGACCCATGTCTACCATGTCCAACATGTCCAACTCCGGCCCCTCCTGCACCATGTCTGGCCCTATGGGCATGGGTCCCATGGGCCCCAACGGCCCCATGATGGGCATGGGGCCGGGCATGATGTCCCACGGCAACATGGGGCCGAATGGCATGATGGGGCCGAACGGGCCTATGATGCCGGGGATGGGGCCGAACGGGCCGATGGGGCCGATGTGTGGGATGAAAGGGATCAGGGGGCCGTGCGGAGGGCCAGATATGAAGGGCGGCATGTGCAGTGATATGCACATGGGCAGAGGTTGCGGCGGCCCTATGGGG CGCATGCCTAATCCCATGGGCGGAATGGGCGGCCCTAAGCCGTGTATGATGGGCGGACCTCACATGGGGCCCAGAATGATGCCGGGTCCTAACATGAACGCCATGAACG gtgGTATAATGATGGACGGAATGATGATGGGACACGGAGACTGCGGCCCTGAGCACCACGGGATGCCAAATGGACCACAGTGCGAAGAATACGGCAGGAGAAAC ATGGGTCCAGGCGACCCCGGCGGGCCCGGAGGTCCCGGCGGGCCCGGGGGGCTGCACAAGGCCGGGCTGCGCAGCCCCAAGAGCCCCGCCACCACCGGCGACATCGACTGGCAGAAGATACACCACCAGTTCTTCGACGACCCCAAATCCATGGACACTGACTTGA GCACGCAAGTGAAGTCGCCGTGCTCGGAGCGAGGCGGCTGCTTGCCGCCGCCGCCCTACGGCGCCTCCCCGCTACACCGCTCCGCCTCAGTGCCTATAG CCACCCAGTCCCCCGGGCACGGTTCAGTGCAGATGCCGATGTCGGCGGAGGCGTCCCGCGCCGGCTCCGGGCTCAACAGCCCCGCGCACTGCAAGCCCCAAGCCAAGCAGGACGCGCCAG AGATACTAGAAAAGTTGGACGATGGCGTGTTTGTGCGAACGCTGCAATGCTTGGCCGCTCAGCAGCAGAAGAACCAACAGGCGGGTGTGGGCTCGCACGGCAAGGAGCCTAGTCTGATGCCCGTTCCGTCGCCGCAGCAAATATCTTATCTCAACCAGTTCGAAG GTCAAGAGCTGACGATACAGAAGCAGCCTAATACTTCATTAAAAGACAACGGGCCGCCTTCGAATAGCGGCGGGCAGACGCCGCAGTCTAATTCGAATCAGAAATCACCCGCTGG gatgATGCCCGGCACGCCAGAACCTCACTCGTCACTCTCGGAACAGCGGGCGGGAAGGTTTTCGTTAGAACAGAGTCCAGGGTTCAACAACCCTCAGACACCGACGTCGCAAGGAAACAAATGTGGACAAG ATGAGAAATCCAGACCAAGCCCGTCCTCAAACCGGTCGCAGGACCCCTCCAAGACCCCTCAGCGCGACGGGCTCAGCCAGGGCCCGTACGCGCCGCCCTCTTCCGGCTCCTGCGCGAAGAGCAGCTGCAGCGTGGTCAACAGCGCGCCGGGGGGCGTTGATGACTCTATGACAGGAAATAATGAC TCGTCGTTACCGGGCGGCCCCAGCACGAGCCTCCCGGGCCCCTTCCCTGGCCCCTGCAGCATGAACAGGCCGGACAACATCCCCATCAACCCCAACCAGGGCCCCAACGGCCCCATGACCTCCACCTCCTCCTTCGACCCCATCTCCTCGCTCGCGCAGATGTCACAACAACTCACCAACACCGTGGGCGGAGGAGGCCCAGGCCCCGGCGGCCCCATGGGGCCCAACGGGAGCGGGATGGGGCCTTTCGGATCCGGCCCTCATCATATGCAGCATCACCATTCTATGCATCCGCACGGACATCCGCATATGATGATGAATGATTTAG GTTGCCACATGGACAACATGGGCGGCCCCGGCATGGTCGGCCCCATGGAGGGCATGATGGGCGGCGACTTCCCGCCCGACATGAACCTCAGCCCCAAGATGGGCGGCGGCCCCATGGGCGGGCCCATGGGGCCCATGGGTCCCGACGCCTCCATGATGGGGCCCCGGATGGGGGGCGGCAAAATGCCCCCGTTCAACGGCGCGAACGTACAGGTGAAGGCGAGCGCGCCCAACACGATACAGTATTTACCCACCAGGCCTCAGATGGCGTGCAACTCGGGCCCGCGAGGCCCCCCGAGCCTGGAGTTCCTGCAGCGAGTCACCAACCCCATGCAGATGGACAGCAGTAAAGGCGTGGCGTACTTCCCGCGCGGCGTGGACATGGACGGCGGCATGCGTGGCGTCATGCGCGCGCCCGGGCCGGGGGGCATGTTGCGCATGCCGCACTACCCCGCCGGGTTCAACTCCCCGCCCAAGATGCCCCAGGACCCCTTCGGCAACCCCGGCGGCCCCAACCCCATGTGCGGCCCCAACTTCCGAGGCGTCAAGGGCGGCATGCCCGGCAACGTGAGGATGGGCAGCGCgcaacccctccccccctccatGGGCGGCCCCGGGCCGGGCTTCAAGGGGCAGTCGTTCGCGGTCCCGTCGACGGCGGACCCCAACTACGCGGCGCAGTTCCACAACTTCCAGCAGCAGCTGTACGCGACGGGCTCCCGAGCGGCTCAGCCGCACGCGGGCTACCCGTACGCGCCGAACAAGTGA